GGTGTGCGCCGGCCCCGGGAGGGTACGACTTCCCCGGACCGGATCCACCCGGACCGGAGCGGCCGGAGCGGTCCGGCCGGAGACAACAGCAGGACCAGGCAGGAGGGTGGTCGGGATGGAGCTCGATCCTCGGGCGGCGCACGCCTCGCCCGAACCCGTGACCGACGACGGTCAGGGCGCCTTCGTGGGCAACGCGCCCGCCGGCGTCTTCGACCCGTGGAGCTACCGCGACGAGGCCGGCGTCGCCGGCGCCGACCTGGTCGGCTACAAGGTCGAGGCGACCGACGGCTCGATCGGCCAGATCGACGAGGCCAGCCACGAGGTGAACGCCAGCTACCTGGTGGTGGACACCGGCCCGTGGATCTTCGGCCGGAAGGTGATGCTGCCCGCCGGCACCGTCAGCCACGTCGACCACGAGGCCCAGCAGGTGCACGTCGACCGGAGCCGGGACCAGATCAAGGCCGCCCCCGAGTTCGACGAGACCGACCGTGACCCGGCCTTCCGGGAACGGCTCGGCGGCTACTACGACGACACGTACGCCCCGGTGCCGCCGGGCACCGCCCGGTAGCCGGAAACCGACGTGACGGCCGGTGAGGTTCCGCCTCACCGGCCGTTACCGTGTCCACGTGGACGCCATCGAGACGAATCGACGAATCGCTTTCTCCGCCCTGTTCAACTTCCGGGACGTCGGCGGCTACCGGGGGCACGACGGCCGCGCCGTACGGTGGGGACGCCTCTACCGCTCCGACTCCCTGCACCGCGTCGACGGCGCCGACCGGGAGGCGTTCGCCGCCCTCGGCGTCCGGACGGTGATCGACCTGCGCCGCCCCACCGAGGTGACCCGGGACGGCCGGGTGCCCACGTACGACGGGCTCGTCTACCGGCACATCCACCCGGAGCACCGGGACTGGACCGAGCAGCCGTACGACCCGGAGACCAGCCTGGTCGACTACCTCGCCGACCGGTACGCCGAGCTGGCCGAGACCGGCGCGGCGGGCATCGGCGCGGCGGTCGGGCTGATCGCCGACGCCGACAACGCCCCGGTGGTGGTGCACTGCGTGGCCGGCAAGGACCGCACCGGCATCGTCTGCGCGTTGACCCTCGCGGCGCTCGGCGTCGACGACGCCGACGTCACCGCCGACTACGCGCTGAGCGCCGAGGCGTCCGCCCGGTTCGTCGCCTGGCTGGCCAGCACCGTGCCGCACGCGGCGGAGCTGCCCCGGCCGTTCCTGGAGTCACCGGCCGAGACGATGGCGCTCTTCCTCGACCGGCTGCGGGAGCGGCACGGCTCGGTGGAGGGCTACCTCCGGCACGCCGGGGTGACCGACGGTCAGTTGGCGGCTCTCCGCGCCCACCTGCTCGCCTGAGCCACCGGCCCGGCGTGCGCTGGGCTGTCCAGCCGCGGCGACCCGACCGGCCCGCCGACCTGCCCGGTCCGGTCGCCGGGCGGGTCGACGCGGCGCGTGCTGCCGGGCGGGTCGACGCGGCGCGTGCGCCGCCGGGCGGGTCGACGCGGCAGACCCCTGGGGATCAGAGCACCCGGCGCACCCAGCCGTGCGGGTCGGCGGCCACCC
The sequence above is a segment of the Micromonospora sp. WMMD882 genome. Coding sequences within it:
- a CDS encoding PRC-barrel domain containing protein — its product is MELDPRAAHASPEPVTDDGQGAFVGNAPAGVFDPWSYRDEAGVAGADLVGYKVEATDGSIGQIDEASHEVNASYLVVDTGPWIFGRKVMLPAGTVSHVDHEAQQVHVDRSRDQIKAAPEFDETDRDPAFRERLGGYYDDTYAPVPPGTAR
- a CDS encoding tyrosine-protein phosphatase gives rise to the protein MDAIETNRRIAFSALFNFRDVGGYRGHDGRAVRWGRLYRSDSLHRVDGADREAFAALGVRTVIDLRRPTEVTRDGRVPTYDGLVYRHIHPEHRDWTEQPYDPETSLVDYLADRYAELAETGAAGIGAAVGLIADADNAPVVVHCVAGKDRTGIVCALTLAALGVDDADVTADYALSAEASARFVAWLASTVPHAAELPRPFLESPAETMALFLDRLRERHGSVEGYLRHAGVTDGQLAALRAHLLA